Genomic window (Staphylococcus debuckii):
GGAGCAGAACAGAAATAATGTTCTGCTCTTTTTATTGTATAAGATAACGCTTACATTTGAGATTTTCTTTAAATTTTTACATTTTTTTGAAAATAGGTATTTTATTTTTGCGGATTTTAGTATATTATATTAACGAAAAGTGAGAAATTTGAGAAAAAACCTATAGAATAAATGAAATTATTACATTTTGGGAATAACTCAATCATTTATGAAAAACACCTCAATACATGCTCACTCCACAAAATTTCTTCGTTTAATTGCTTTATATTTTCTTTCTAATTTTTATTACCCAAACATATTTAAATAGACAACAAGGGGGACCTCTATGGATTATAATTACAGTATTATTAAATCATCGACTTGTACTTTAGATTTTACGAATAAACAAGATTACATTAATATCTACTTTGTGCTTTCAGGAACTGCTAAGACTGTGAAACAAGAAGGTTCACTTACCTATCACGCAGGGGAATTATTTATCAGAAGACCAGACATGAAACCTTTACAGATTGAAATTAAAAATGGCAGTGTGATTTGTTTAGAGATTCATACAGACTATTTTGAAAAGTACTATCTGAAAAACGCTCTGAATATGGAAAACAACTTTGAAATTCACCATCATATTAAAGAAGCATTTGTGCATACCATTCGCTGTATGTATGAAAAGAAATATTCCCACGCTGATGTCAGTATTATTAAACTCGTGAATTATTTACGTATCTTTTTTGAAACCTTTGATAACTATTTATTCCGACCGACATTAAGTCCGTTAGTAAATGAAGTGATTGAGTATGTTAATGAACATTATAAGAAACCATTGAAATTATGTGTTGTTGCTAGAGATATCTATGCGAACGAAAGCTTTCTTTCTAGAAAATTCGGAGAAGAGATGCAAATGACCTTCTCAGAATACCTCACTAATATCAGAGTGTTCAATTTATCCGAGCTATTAGTCACAAGAGGTGAAGAAGGTGAAATATGGAAAGAATTTGGTTTTGCGAGTAACCGCACTTTCTTGAACCGTTTCAAAGAGATCTTTAACATGTCTCCAAGAGAGTTCATTCTGCACTCTCAAGTTTATCGTAGTAATGAAGATATTATTTCAGACTCAGTATATTTAGAAATACTAAAATTTGTGCAGCCAGATAAGAGCTCTATCCCAGAAATTCAATAGCGCTCATTGATAATTTCGATTAAATGATTAACGAAGCGTCAAGAGAGACACAAGCACGCTTCACTTTAAATTAATCCCTTCTTTAAAAGCATCATTTTGTACACACCTTCCCATCTTTAAACGGCACTTCAAAAATGAAATTCCTCTCTTTCTCAGTTACTACTTTTATAATGAATTTTTTTGAACTCCTTAAAGTTACATTTAATAATCTTTATTCTCTAAGAAATGATAGAATGTACATAAGTTAGCGATAAAGGTTAAATACAATAAAATCTTAATATTATAAGGGTGTAATTAGGGTATAAGTTACTAAATCACGAAAAAATTAAGTTTATGGGGGAATGAATCATGAAGGTCAATGTGACTGAACTTTTAAAGAAGCGATTAAATAAATTTGATGATAATTTTAAACACTATGGAGACGATATGGCTTATCTTACATTAACAAGCCGTAATGACAGCACTTTGAAGGATTTGCTAGGCGTTCAGCTATT
Coding sequences:
- a CDS encoding helix-turn-helix domain-containing protein, which codes for MDYNYSIIKSSTCTLDFTNKQDYINIYFVLSGTAKTVKQEGSLTYHAGELFIRRPDMKPLQIEIKNGSVICLEIHTDYFEKYYLKNALNMENNFEIHHHIKEAFVHTIRCMYEKKYSHADVSIIKLVNYLRIFFETFDNYLFRPTLSPLVNEVIEYVNEHYKKPLKLCVVARDIYANESFLSRKFGEEMQMTFSEYLTNIRVFNLSELLVTRGEEGEIWKEFGFASNRTFLNRFKEIFNMSPREFILHSQVYRSNEDIISDSVYLEILKFVQPDKSSIPEIQ